One Acidobacteriota bacterium DNA window includes the following coding sequences:
- a CDS encoding SpoIIE family protein phosphatase, which yields MMKGFTPGKDLSPDDKVRLLLNLSQRLSGTFDLQDLLQSLLEAARTAVAFDAAGIYVLNRSVPVPWESRGYLIAGMASVGFDELPQEEDPMLREGKGIIGRVIATGQTLILDDVHLDADYVEARRATRSEIAVPIVSNNQVIGAFNLESDRRAAYSAEDAALLEFFATVAALSIEKALLLRQVLEKQRLEQQLALARMVQGALLPSQPPRVAGYDLAGTNIPTGEVGGDYFDYIPLEDGRLVLAVADVSGKGIPAALIMATFRAALRTALQSERDLLRLAETLDGVLRASCDPARFVTAVLGLLDPREGGFHYVNCGHNPPMRVRRGAEREDLETGRIVLGALDGEQAEFGHTALQPGDLLVLYTDGVTEVADAGGEEFGPERLEALVRERAAASAREIVEAVTAAARAYAGHDRFDDDFTLVVLRRE from the coding sequence ATGATGAAGGGATTCACCCCTGGAAAAGATCTCTCGCCCGACGACAAGGTCCGCCTGCTGCTCAACCTCTCCCAGCGGCTCAGCGGGACCTTCGACCTCCAGGACCTCCTCCAAAGCCTCCTGGAGGCGGCCCGGACCGCCGTCGCCTTCGATGCCGCCGGCATCTACGTGCTGAACCGGAGCGTCCCCGTGCCCTGGGAGTCCCGGGGTTACCTCATCGCGGGGATGGCGAGCGTGGGCTTCGACGAGCTGCCCCAGGAGGAGGACCCCATGCTCCGGGAGGGGAAAGGGATCATCGGCCGGGTGATCGCCACCGGGCAGACCCTGATCCTCGATGACGTCCATCTCGACGCGGATTACGTGGAGGCCCGGCGGGCGACCCGGTCCGAGATCGCCGTCCCCATCGTCAGCAACAACCAGGTCATCGGCGCCTTCAACCTCGAGTCCGACCGGCGGGCCGCCTACTCCGCCGAGGACGCGGCGCTGCTGGAGTTTTTCGCCACCGTGGCGGCGCTGTCCATCGAGAAGGCCCTGCTGCTCCGCCAGGTGCTGGAGAAGCAACGACTGGAACAGCAACTGGCTCTGGCCCGGATGGTCCAGGGCGCCCTGCTCCCCTCCCAGCCGCCGAGGGTGGCGGGGTACGACCTGGCGGGGACCAACATCCCCACCGGGGAAGTGGGGGGCGACTACTTCGACTACATCCCGCTCGAGGACGGGCGGCTCGTGCTGGCGGTGGCCGACGTCTCGGGGAAGGGGATCCCCGCCGCCCTCATCATGGCCACCTTCCGGGCGGCACTGCGGACGGCCCTCCAATCGGAACGAGACCTCCTTCGCCTCGCGGAGACCCTGGACGGTGTGCTGCGGGCGTCGTGCGACCCCGCCCGGTTCGTCACGGCGGTGCTCGGGCTGCTGGACCCGCGGGAGGGGGGCTTCCACTACGTCAACTGCGGCCACAACCCTCCCATGCGCGTCCGGCGGGGCGCGGAGCGGGAGGACCTGGAGACGGGGCGGATCGTCCTGGGCGCCCTCGACGGCGAGCAGGCGGAGTTCGGGCACACCGCCCTGCAGCCCGGGGACCTGCTGGTCCTCTACACCGACGGCGTGACCGAGGTGGCGGACGCCGGGGGCGAGGAGTTCGGCCCGGAGCGGCTCGAGGCGCTGGTCCGGGAACGGGCGGCCGCGTCGGCCCGGGAGATCGTGGAGGCCGTGACGGCGGCGGCGAGGGCCTACGCGGGTCATGACCGCTTCGACGACGACTTCACCCTCGTGGTCCTCCGGCGGGAGTGA
- the hypD gene encoding hydrogenase formation protein HypD has protein sequence MKYLTEFRNRPDTENLVRRIRAIPLGGRRVTLMEVCGSHTMAIHRFGLRRLLPPEVRLVSGPGCPVCVTGVGYLDRALAMARLPGVTLATFGDMVRVPGSRESLAGARASGADVRVVTSTLDAVRLARENPGRRVVFLGIGFETTSPTVAASVRQAEAEGVSNYLVLAGHKLIPPAMRLLAAAPDLRVDGFLCPAHVSTIIGTEPYRFLAETHGKACVVAGFEPLDILRGVEMLLRQIVEGSPRVENEYSRVVRPGGNREALRLLDEVFAVVDDTWRGFGTMPRSAYAFRDRWAAFDAAARLPVDPGPPVEPPGCRCGDVLRGVIDPPECPLFGSACRPESPVGACMVSSEGTCAAWFRHGESVFVEKSVAP, from the coding sequence ATGAAATACCTGACCGAGTTTCGCAACCGGCCCGACACCGAGAACCTGGTGCGGAGGATCCGCGCCATCCCGCTGGGGGGACGCCGGGTCACCCTCATGGAAGTCTGCGGCTCCCACACCATGGCCATCCACCGGTTCGGGTTGCGGCGGCTCCTGCCCCCGGAGGTCCGCCTGGTCTCCGGGCCCGGCTGCCCGGTCTGCGTGACCGGGGTGGGCTACCTCGACCGCGCCCTGGCGATGGCCCGGCTGCCCGGCGTGACCCTCGCCACCTTCGGGGACATGGTCCGGGTCCCGGGAAGCCGCGAGTCCCTGGCGGGCGCCCGCGCCTCGGGGGCCGACGTCCGCGTGGTGACCTCCACCCTGGACGCGGTCCGGCTCGCCCGGGAGAACCCCGGGCGCCGGGTCGTCTTCCTCGGCATCGGGTTCGAGACCACCTCCCCCACGGTGGCGGCCTCGGTACGGCAGGCGGAGGCGGAGGGGGTCTCGAACTACCTTGTCCTTGCCGGGCACAAGCTCATCCCGCCCGCGATGCGCCTCCTCGCCGCCGCGCCCGACCTCCGGGTGGACGGGTTCCTCTGCCCCGCCCACGTCAGCACCATCATCGGGACCGAACCGTACCGCTTCCTGGCGGAAACCCACGGCAAGGCCTGCGTGGTGGCGGGTTTCGAGCCCCTCGACATCCTGCGGGGCGTGGAGATGCTGCTCCGGCAGATTGTCGAGGGCTCGCCCCGGGTGGAAAACGAGTATTCGCGGGTGGTCCGCCCGGGAGGAAACCGGGAGGCCCTTCGCCTCCTCGACGAGGTTTTCGCCGTCGTGGACGACACCTGGCGCGGTTTCGGCACCATGCCCCGGAGCGCCTACGCCTTCCGCGACCGCTGGGCCGCCTTCGACGCCGCCGCGCGCCTCCCCGTCGACCCGGGGCCGCCGGTGGAGCCTCCCGGCTGCCGCTGCGGCGACGTTCTCCGGGGGGTCATCGACCCGCCGGAGTGTCCCCTTTTCGGTTCGGCCTGCCGGCCGGAATCCCCGGTGGGCGCCTGCATGGTGTCCTCCGAGGGGACCTGCGCCGCCTGGTTCCGGCACGGCGAAAGCGTTTTCGTCGAGAAAAGTGTTGCTCCCTGA
- a CDS encoding SUMF1/EgtB/PvdO family nonheme iron enzyme, whose amino-acid sequence MNKWSRVLLPAGLALALLLLPVGCGGAEKAADADKDKQADTGSAQKVPVRKPCTNRPLNLEEMIRIPAGPCKIGGPSEDKVTQFSSPVHQVTVKEFWIDKYEVTNRQFMDFCKATGYRARGNWMDYYQESNNPLMPVLGVSLQDAIEYAKWSGKRLPNQDEWEKASSWDAKSQKNLRYPWGDTWENGKAHTQESSGESNGPVEVGLSAGDVSPYGAMDMLGNVFEWTTSRYDKYDGCKVLDSAFGGSYYTVKGASYAIPGAVWWMAARSPFEGGNLQGQGFRCASDVPPDKIKKGVYKPPPPEKPKKVEATPEVEEKPAAKPAAKAKPAAKPKPAARKRGR is encoded by the coding sequence ATGAACAAATGGTCTCGCGTGCTGTTGCCGGCAGGGCTGGCCCTCGCGCTCCTGCTGCTTCCCGTCGGCTGCGGGGGTGCGGAAAAAGCGGCCGATGCCGATAAGGACAAGCAGGCCGACACGGGATCCGCCCAGAAGGTCCCCGTGCGCAAGCCCTGCACCAACCGCCCCCTGAACCTCGAAGAGATGATCCGCATTCCGGCGGGGCCCTGCAAGATCGGCGGGCCTTCCGAAGACAAGGTGACCCAGTTCTCCTCCCCGGTTCACCAGGTGACCGTGAAGGAATTCTGGATCGACAAGTACGAGGTCACCAACCGGCAGTTCATGGATTTCTGCAAGGCCACCGGGTACCGCGCCCGCGGGAACTGGATGGATTACTACCAGGAGAGCAACAACCCCCTGATGCCCGTCCTGGGGGTTTCGCTGCAGGACGCCATCGAGTACGCCAAGTGGTCCGGCAAGCGCCTCCCCAACCAGGACGAGTGGGAGAAGGCCTCTTCCTGGGACGCCAAGTCCCAGAAGAACCTGCGTTACCCTTGGGGTGACACGTGGGAGAACGGGAAGGCCCACACCCAGGAAAGCTCCGGCGAGTCCAACGGCCCGGTCGAGGTCGGCCTGTCGGCGGGCGACGTCAGCCCCTACGGCGCGATGGACATGCTGGGGAACGTCTTCGAGTGGACGACGAGCCGCTACGACAAGTACGACGGCTGCAAGGTGCTCGACAGCGCGTTCGGCGGGTCCTACTACACCGTCAAGGGCGCGTCCTACGCCATCCCGGGCGCCGTCTGGTGGATGGCCGCCCGCTCCCCCTTCGAGGGCGGCAACCTCCAGGGTCAGGGCTTCCGGTGCGCCAGCGACGTTCCCCCGGACAAGATCAAGAAGGGCGTTTACAAACCGCCCCCGCCGGAGAAACCCAAGAAGGTGGAAGCCACCCCCGAAGTCGAGGAAAAGCCGGCCGCCAAGCCCGCGGCCAAGGCCAAACCGGCCGCCAAGCCCAAGCCGGCGGCCCGCAAGCGGGGAAGATAG